The following are encoded in a window of Spiroplasma tabanidicola genomic DNA:
- a CDS encoding TIGR00282 family metallophosphoesterase, which produces MNILIIGDIYSKSGRDVLKKHLNNIVAKNNIDFVVANAENISHGKGINKNHYNFLKQLKVDVITSGNHIFKVKETQEFIIETNDLLRPLNMYESLPGKGTVLFEKNGFKIRITNLLGTTFMDHANSPFEVLDKLLENDNSDIHIVDFHAEASAEKIAFAWNYDGKISALVGTHTHVQTADERILPKGTAFITDIGMTGPINSIIGANPDEVIYKEKTGLPTKFIPSENAGKLQAVIIRFENKKAKSIERIQVI; this is translated from the coding sequence GTGAATATATTAATAATAGGAGATATTTACTCAAAATCAGGTAGAGATGTTTTAAAAAAACATTTAAATAATATTGTAGCTAAAAATAATATTGATTTTGTTGTTGCTAATGCTGAAAATATATCTCATGGTAAGGGGATAAATAAAAATCATTATAACTTTTTAAAACAATTAAAAGTGGATGTTATTACTTCAGGTAACCACATTTTTAAAGTAAAAGAAACTCAAGAATTTATAATAGAAACAAATGATTTATTAAGACCTTTAAATATGTATGAAAGTTTACCAGGAAAGGGAACTGTTTTATTTGAAAAAAATGGATTTAAAATCCGAATTACCAATTTACTTGGAACAACTTTTATGGATCATGCAAATAGTCCATTTGAAGTTCTTGATAAATTACTCGAAAATGATAATAGTGATATCCATATTGTTGATTTTCATGCAGAAGCAAGTGCTGAAAAAATAGCTTTTGCTTGAAATTACGATGGTAAAATTAGTGCTTTAGTAGGAACTCATACACATGTACAAACTGCAGATGAAAGAATTTTACCAAAAGGAACGGCTTTTATAACTGATATAGGAATGACGGGTCCAATAAATTCAATAATAGGAGCAAATCCAGATGAAGTAATCTATAAAGAAAAAACAGGATTACCAACAAAGTTTATTCCATCAGAAAATGCAGGGAAGTTACAAGCTGTTATAATTAGATTTGAAAATAAAAAAGCAAAAAGTATTGAAAGAATTCAAGTTATTTAA
- a CDS encoding serine aminopeptidase domain-containing protein → MVWEPLLELITPIFYIIGATFLFFIFLYFLHRFIKMSSLKFKTQAKQRGEFVDLKSYKTKDGYDLSLNGQINKKNKKIIISIHDFKSTKNEYDNLISYFIKKNLDIDIIAYDQRGCGKNAVYKDASQATFISDLDEIIESINEKYPKKKIILLTSGFSSHMALYFSSNPKIEKIIITSFKINKGYRNGISNIIKCIIGFIFYQKIKLKDKLNGIDLIDDEKISKEIDVNHLEKGTYTFRETLQNYIIKRRTKKYINNAKCKITLILPNLDIYTKQKKLAKFINKLDKQKYKLNTLKDCKHFWLYKYNEQNFENIISKI, encoded by the coding sequence ATGGTTTGAGAACCTTTATTGGAACTAATAACTCCAATTTTTTATATTATTGGAGCAACATTTTTATTTTTTATTTTTTTATATTTTCTACATAGATTTATTAAAATGAGTAGTTTGAAATTTAAAACACAAGCAAAACAAAGAGGTGAGTTTGTTGATTTAAAAAGTTATAAAACAAAAGATGGATATGATTTGTCATTAAATGGTCAAATTAATAAAAAAAATAAAAAAATAATCATTAGCATTCATGATTTTAAATCAACAAAAAATGAGTATGATAATTTAATTAGTTATTTTATTAAAAAAAATTTAGATATAGATATTATTGCTTATGACCAAAGGGGTTGTGGAAAAAACGCCGTTTATAAAGATGCTAGTCAAGCAACTTTTATATCTGATTTGGATGAAATTATTGAATCGATAAATGAAAAATATCCTAAAAAAAAGATTATTTTGTTAACTTCTGGATTTAGTTCTCATATGGCCTTATATTTTAGCAGCAATCCAAAAATAGAAAAAATAATAATAACAAGTTTCAAAATAAATAAAGGTTATAGAAATGGTATTTCAAATATAATTAAATGTATAATTGGTTTTATTTTTTATCAAAAAATAAAATTAAAAGATAAGTTAAATGGTATTGATTTAATTGATGATGAAAAAATCAGTAAAGAAATTGATGTAAATCATCTTGAAAAAGGAACTTATACTTTTAGAGAAACCTTACAAAATTATATTATCAAAAGAAGAACTAAAAAATATATTAATAATGCTAAGTGTAAAATTACTTTAATTTTGCCTAATTTAGATATATATACAAAACAAAAAAAATTAGCAAAATTTATTAATAAGTTAGATAAACAAAAGTATAAATTGAACACTTTAAAAGATTGTAAACATTTTTGATTATATAAATACAATGAACAAAACTTTGAAAATATTATTTCAAAAATCTAA
- the metK gene encoding methionine adenosyltransferase: MKNYFTSESVSEGHPDKLCDQISDAILDAYLEQDPNARVACETVASKNFVLVTGEISSSAKVDCEKQVRRILNKVGYKDANTGIDPNNCEIIIKLSKQSIDIARGVDNDLEMGAGDQGMMFGYAVDETDTYMPYSIQLAHDLVHMASRLRKTGAFKYAQPDMKSQVTMNYTNPKNPHISTILMSVQHDEDYNQEEFETFIKENIMIPVAKNHGLNTDFKVLINPTGKFVIGGPLGDVGLTGRKIIVDSYGGHARHGGGAFSGKDPSKVDRSAAYMARYAAKNMVAAGLASKIEVQISYAIGKPDPLSIFIECFGTNKVPMDIIYKALNENFSFKVKNIIDILDLTKPIYFRTAKYGHFGKKEFTWEKLDKLRELKKYLK; encoded by the coding sequence ATGAAAAATTATTTTACTAGTGAATCTGTGTCAGAGGGACATCCAGATAAGCTTTGTGATCAAATTTCTGATGCAATTTTAGATGCATATTTGGAACAAGATCCTAATGCAAGGGTAGCTTGTGAAACTGTAGCAAGCAAAAATTTCGTTTTAGTAACAGGAGAAATATCTTCTTCTGCTAAAGTAGATTGCGAAAAACAAGTTAGAAGAATATTAAATAAAGTTGGTTATAAAGATGCTAATACTGGAATTGACCCAAATAATTGCGAAATTATCATAAAACTAAGCAAGCAGTCTATTGATATTGCTAGAGGTGTTGATAATGACTTAGAAATGGGCGCAGGAGACCAAGGAATGATGTTCGGTTATGCAGTTGATGAAACAGATACTTATATGCCTTATTCAATTCAATTAGCTCATGATTTAGTTCATATGGCTAGTAGATTAAGAAAAACAGGGGCATTTAAATATGCTCAACCTGATATGAAATCACAAGTTACTATGAATTATACAAATCCAAAAAATCCACATATTTCAACAATTTTAATGTCAGTGCAACACGACGAAGATTACAATCAAGAAGAATTTGAAACTTTTATTAAAGAGAACATTATGATTCCAGTTGCAAAAAATCATGGTTTAAATACTGATTTTAAAGTTTTGATCAACCCAACTGGTAAGTTTGTAATTGGAGGTCCTTTAGGTGACGTTGGATTAACAGGAAGAAAAATTATTGTAGATTCATATGGTGGTCATGCAAGACACGGTGGAGGAGCTTTTTCAGGAAAAGATCCTTCAAAAGTTGATAGAAGTGCTGCGTATATGGCAAGATATGCAGCTAAGAATATGGTAGCAGCTGGATTGGCATCTAAAATTGAAGTTCAAATCAGTTATGCAATTGGTAAACCAGACCCATTATCAATCTTTATTGAATGCTTTGGAACAAATAAAGTTCCTATGGATATAATTTATAAAGCCTTAAATGAAAATTTCTCATTTAAAGTAAAAAATATAATTGACATCTTAGATCTAACAAAACCAATTTATTTTAGAACCGCAAAATACGGTCATTTTGGTAAAAAAGAATTTACTTGAGAAAAACTTGATAAACTAAGAGAGTTAAAAAAATATTTAAAATAA
- the ftsY gene encoding signal recognition particle-docking protein FtsY — MGFWANLKERRKIKKTQKKHLKEHKNTLTFSSDIKKLSKKYKSANSEFFEELENVLIKTDMGMKMVLEISNAVQKRVKPKHNFDDIKEILAEELYYAYNDSGKYDIKLNWKDNRLNIYVMVGVNGVGKTTSIAKIANYYSKMGKKVLIVAADTFRAGAVEQLEEWCSKRLKGVDLIKGNSSDPASVVFDGVKKGLENSYDLLLIDTAGRLQNKEHLMRELEKMTKIVKKSVEDGPHERLLVIDAQTGQNGVNQAKAFSEATNVTGIVLTKMDGTSKGGIALAIKDILNIPVKLVGYGEKVEDIKEFDLDDYIWDLASDFMEEDLDE; from the coding sequence ATGGGATTTTGAGCAAATTTAAAAGAAAGAAGAAAAATAAAAAAAACACAAAAAAAACACTTAAAAGAACATAAAAATACTTTAACTTTTTCAAGTGATATAAAAAAATTAAGTAAAAAATACAAAAGCGCAAATAGTGAATTTTTTGAAGAGTTAGAAAATGTTTTGATAAAAACTGATATGGGTATGAAAATGGTTTTAGAAATATCTAATGCAGTTCAAAAAAGAGTTAAACCAAAACATAATTTTGATGATATTAAAGAAATTCTTGCAGAAGAGTTATATTATGCATATAATGATTCAGGAAAATATGATATTAAATTAAACTGAAAAGATAATCGTTTAAATATTTATGTAATGGTTGGAGTTAATGGTGTTGGAAAAACAACAAGTATTGCCAAAATTGCCAACTATTATTCAAAAATGGGGAAAAAAGTTTTAATAGTAGCAGCAGATACATTTAGAGCAGGAGCTGTTGAACAATTGGAAGAATGATGTTCAAAAAGATTAAAAGGTGTTGATTTAATCAAAGGAAATTCTTCAGATCCAGCTAGTGTTGTTTTTGATGGGGTTAAAAAAGGATTAGAAAATAGTTATGACCTTTTGTTAATTGATACCGCAGGAAGATTACAAAATAAAGAGCATTTAATGAGAGAACTTGAAAAAATGACAAAGATTGTTAAAAAAAGTGTTGAAGATGGACCTCATGAACGTTTATTGGTAATTGATGCTCAAACTGGACAAAATGGTGTAAATCAAGCAAAAGCCTTTTCAGAAGCAACAAATGTTACAGGAATTGTTTTAACTAAAATGGATGGAACAAGTAAAGGTGGAATTGCTCTTGCAATTAAAGATATTTTAAATATTCCAGTTAAATTAGTTGGTTATGGCGAAAAAGTTGAAGATATTAAAGAATTTGATTTAGATGACTACATTTGAGATTTGGCAAGTGACTTTATGGAAGAGGATTTAGATGAGTAA
- the ylxM gene encoding YlxM family DNA-binding protein, producing the protein MSNINKNEEISSLYDYYKELLTEKQKEYFELYYFEDLTFQEIGEQLGISKNAVFDSINKTINNLKDFENKLHIKEKNDFIKQQIDNFKESKINIEVLIRNIEEEI; encoded by the coding sequence ATGAGTAATATTAACAAAAATGAAGAAATAAGTAGTTTATATGATTACTACAAAGAACTATTGACCGAAAAACAAAAAGAGTATTTTGAGCTATATTATTTTGAAGATTTAACATTTCAAGAAATTGGAGAACAGCTAGGAATTTCAAAAAATGCTGTTTTTGATAGTATAAATAAAACAATAAATAATCTAAAAGATTTTGAAAATAAACTTCATATAAAAGAAAAAAATGATTTTATAAAACAACAAATCGATAACTTTAAAGAGAGTAAAATAAATATTGAAGTATTAATTAGAAATATAGAGGAAGAAATTTAG